The Plasmodium vinckei vinckei genome assembly, chromosome: PVVCY_05 region aatatacataatatataaaattatttgcaATATATAACCTCAAATAGAGGGAATATATACATAGGTATAAATCATATTTGTCAAATactaattatatacatacatatatatatatatatttaaaaacaatttcataatcatatttgttgtaaaaaatttagaatATAAAGGTACTGGAAAGTGCAAAGCATTACAatactttcttttttatataatatatttcatcaCTTACAGACACATACATTATGgtgatataaaattatggaactatatatatacgtattgtgaaaagataaaacatatgaatatgtatatataaacaataatcaaataaaataacagTTTAAAttgtacataaaaaattcaataCTGTtcaaagaagaaaaaaaagtatgtatatatggtgtttcttttaaaaagaagtaaaacaaaatacTTAATTTTTAGTAAGCCATGTCctattattttacaaagtattatatatttggatATATGAGGACTTAgctttgtttttatataatcaaacccaaaaaaatgacgtaaatataaatgttatactatatatacaacATGCATATGCAAATAAAAGCAATTAATGatgtattaaattttataatcaattataaaacattaAGGATATAGAGGCaacataatattatatgtctgttttttttgtaaaatatataaaattgatcGAATTttacgtttttttttaattaaaatgaaaaataaaaattggaaTAAATCATATTAAGTCTTCTGTTCatattatcaatttttattttgttagtATTTTCatgtttgtatttatattttgattattatttccttttttgtttgttCATGATAtgattgatatatatatatttgattgattttttctttttatattttatttttataaaattgttgttattttattcatatttggaatatatataataacaattttatgtttgtattttgatatatttgattGATTATCTTCAAagtatgtttttttttcattcttttaatttaaatctTTCTTCGTAATTTGgaatagtatatatatttaagttTTATTTCAGtgatattaatatatatttgataaaatgaataaatacatatatatatatgatgataaaaaattactaattatttcatttttataaatttactgaaaaaaatttataagattttttttttttttttccaatacaattattatatggaGTAGTAGGTACGCTGTACTAAAAAATACGATTGTTTATgtttgcaaaaaaaatgaaaaaaataatttaaaaatttttaatgcataaattatccattgtttatatttttaataaataattatacatatgaaTAAGATCcacataaaattaattggaataattgaaataattgtaaataattgaaataattgaagtatttttattatgaaaaaaacgTAATTATCatcaatattttatattacttATTTATAGTACCTTgggaattatatataagttacttttcaaaaaaataattatagtaACAAAAAGTGAATgctataatattaaaacaaaataaatacataataatattacaaatataGAACTTGTAAATTTTGagataaatacaaatttgatttgatttaatgaaaataatttttataaacagattgaaatacaaaaatattgtcAATTTGATTGGAAATACAAGTTTAAGCTATAAAATGATGAGAAGAAAGCCTCAAATTAAATAAGCAAActatcatatattattatatatactatcatatatacttattaaGAGCAGTCAAACAATTTTAAGCAATAAAAAACgtagaaaaattataaagttttaaaaatatatagaaaatggaCGACTAAATTTTAAGTGAtagcaaaaaaatataatataaatggcGTTGAACTTTTATAGTTGATGGTATGCCGTATTTTCCATGTAAATTTTGaatgcatataaattagttttttttttaattttattcaaacaagcatatatacatatgtagcATAGTTTGCTACTCTGTAAAGTCAGTCAAAAATCCAGTAACAAATATTAGCCAAATAATTTCTTCAGTCTTAACACCTCTTCatagtttttattttcaaaaaaaaaaaaacaaacaaaagaGAATGAATAATTACTGCTACAATAGTAGTTGTcacaataatattatattacataatacatatcaaaaataatataaaaaaatattaaacaaaatgaagcTCGATATATCgtgtttttgttttttatccAAAAACGAGTATAGAGTGCTCACAGCTATAGAAATGGGTATGAAAAACCATGAATACTTAGACGTCCAATTAATAGCTAGTATTGCAAATTTAAGGAAAGAAGGTATAATGagtgtattaaaaaaattgttaaaaaataaattaataagtcatgagaataaaatatatgatggATATAAATTAACATACTTAGGTTACGATTTTTTAGCTTTAAGAGCTTTCTTAAATAGAggtatattaaaaagtgtAGGAAATCAAATAGGTGTAGGAAAAGAAtcagatatatatatatgtaaagatgtaaatgataatttattatgtttaaaaattcatagATTAGGTAGAATATCATTTAgaactataaaaaataatagagattattatggaaaaaaaaaatttcgaAATTGGctatatttatcaaaaatagCTGCAACAAAagaatatgcatatttaaaagcattatatgaaaatgattttCCTGTTCCTAAACCATATGATTTAAACAGACATATGATTTTAATGTCTTATGTAAATGGATATCCATTATCTcatgtaaaaataagtaaCCCTTTTAAAGTAATtgattttttgttaaatactattataaaatttgcaAGATCAGATATAATTCATGGTGATTTTAatgaatttaatatattaattgatgataatgaaaatataacaattatCGATTTTCCTCAAATAGTTTCATTACATCATGAAAATGGGAAAATGTATTTTGAAAGAGATGTAAAATGTGTTattaatcatttttataaaaaatataaaataagaatCGAAGATTATCCATTATATGAAGATATTGCATCTTTAgagaatgaaaaaattataaaagatgagaataatatttcaagTAAACATGATAATGCACTTTTAgaaattttacaaaatgataaatcGGATTATGAAACTAATTTATCTGATACCGAATCAACTATAACAGTTCAAAATGATGACAAACCAACTAACAATATAACAGAACTagataaagatataaaattacaacatgaaaatgataatacaaCTGaagaaaattcaaaaaaaagtgaaaaagtttctgttttaaaaaatagtaaagaTGATGCTTTTAGTGATATATCAacgaattatttaaatgacAGTTTAGATAATCAATATAAAGAtgtttatgaaaatattcaGGAAAGAGAAactgaaaataataaattatataaaagagAAGATAccattaatgaaaatgttgataatatattggaaaaaaaaaataaagaaagaaTTTTAAATTCGTCAAATAGTATATctgataaagaaaatgatactCCAAATTTAGTTGATAAAAGTtgtagtaataaaaaaaattatgaactTGATGATAATTATGAAGACCTTCTCAGTGAACAAAAGGCTAGTCCACAAAATAGGGAGCATAATCAAACTAGCGATAGTGATGATAACttatatgatgaaaattcAAGTAATGAAACAAGTGATAATAATGAGAATGATTTAACGGAGTATTCTAGTTGTGATTCAAGTAATAGTCAATCTGgggaaacaaaaaaaaaattatctgATACTTGGAATCcacatattaaaaaatataccaaagaatatgcaaaaagcaaattaaaatatatggataggaaaaaaaaaaaaaaggaaaaatttaaggaaaatttaaaaacaaaaaataaaaaaaagttgatggaaaaaattaaaaactaCATGTAGCATAATGCATGTGTAGTATATAATTTGGTAACagtaaattataaaaaaaatgataaattagTGAAGGGGATGCTAAAAAAACTGCATGAAATAAATCGTAGTCGTTCATGCGTGACAATAAGCATgaaattatcattttatatttttatatgcttccaaattatgaaaaactAGCCATGTGGCTAATTTTCACCTTTTCTATGTTTGGCTGTATGGATATACTCATATGCATAGTTGCAATATTTTCGTTTAATTGATATAATATCccctatttttatttgttttgttcatatatgagcacatatttttttaaataatttttatttgttattttattttacccatatatgtaaaataaaaaaaattaattaactTTTCACCCTATTAATAGTTATATAATCACAggaattaatatatatgttgaAATGTATGTCCCCTTTTCCAGCTCATTAGCTATCCCCCATAAGCATGCCTTTTTAACTCTGATAAAGCGTTGGATTAAAATTCGCGTCGTTGTACCGTATATGATCTAATTAATATCTCTTAGCTCGTTCATTATATTGGTCATTACTTTACGTTTTAGccataaaaattgtatacaTGATCAAGGAAGGAAGCAATCTGGTTGTCATCATTGACATAATTAATGTGGGTAATATGAAAATCGGGTcgtataaaaatgtatattgcGGATTGAAAATTTGGTTGATAAATAAGATTGTTTGGTAAATAAAAGTtgatattatattgtttttgaaaatcatttataaaatcatataaaataacttgatctttaatttttgaatcttttatagtattaattaattcaGTTGGTATATTATAAGAGCTAGTAGTAAAATTACGTGTATATACATTAAAATTAGTAGAACAAATAGTTGTATTAGTTTGAATAAAGtcacttttattttg contains the following coding sequences:
- a CDS encoding serine/threonine protein kinase RIO2, putative, which codes for MKLDISCFCFLSKNEYRVLTAIEMGMKNHEYLDVQLIASIANLRKEGIMSVLKKLLKNKLISHENKIYDGYKLTYLGYDFLALRAFLNRGILKSVGNQIGVGKESDIYICKDVNDNLLCLKIHRLGRISFRTIKNNRDYYGKKKFRNWLYLSKIAATKEYAYLKALYENDFPVPKPYDLNRHMILMSYVNGYPLSHVKISNPFKVIDFLLNTIIKFARSDIIHGDFNEFNILIDDNENITIIDFPQIVSLHHENGKMYFERDVKCVINHFYKKYKIRIEDYPLYEDIASLENEKIIKDENNISSKHDNALLEILQNDKSDYETNLSDTESTITVQNDDKPTNNITELDKDIKLQHENDNTTEENSKKSEKVSVLKNSKDDAFSDISTNYLNDSLDNQYKDVYENIQERETENNKLYKREDTINENVDNILEKKNKERILNSSNSISDKENDTPNLVDKSCSNKKNYELDDNYEDLLSEQKASPQNREHNQTSDSDDNLYDENSSNETSDNNENDLTEYSSCDSSNSQSGETKKKLSDTWNPHIKKYTKEYAKSKLKYMDRKKKKKEKFKENLKTKNKKKLMEKIKNYM